From Streptomyces cyaneogriseus subsp. noncyanogenus, the proteins below share one genomic window:
- a CDS encoding DUF2252 domain-containing protein, which produces MPVTQLDEEHRGEEILAVFDTAFGELLAADPAAFRVKFRKMAASAFAFYRGTACLFYHDLARDGSGRDGGTSGRGPYLDDRTSRVWIHGDLHAENFGTYMDSTGRLIFNVNDFDEAYVGPFTWDLKRFAASVALIGYAKALSDEQITELVRVYAGAYRERIHSLATGAKSDEVPPFTLDTASGPLLDALRDARSLTRFGLLDSMTEIRDFERRFAPGGGSIELDAATRYKVLAAFDGYLETLPESSLTRPDSYRVKDVVGRRGIGIGSAGLPSYNILLEGNSDALENDVVIYIKQAQTPAVSRHITDQAIRDYFQHEGHRTVISQRALQAHADPWLGWTELDGAGQLVAEISPYAVDLDWGDIDDPEEIAEVVADLGRATAAMHAAADDQSGESLVPFSTERAIDAAIAADEEGFAPLLIDFAHDYGARARADHQIFVDLFRNGRIPGL; this is translated from the coding sequence ATGCCGGTCACGCAGCTCGACGAGGAGCACCGCGGCGAGGAGATCCTCGCCGTCTTCGACACCGCCTTCGGCGAGCTTCTGGCCGCCGACCCGGCGGCGTTCCGCGTGAAGTTCCGCAAGATGGCGGCCTCCGCCTTCGCCTTCTACCGCGGCACGGCGTGCCTCTTCTACCACGACCTGGCCCGCGACGGATCCGGGCGGGACGGCGGCACCTCCGGCCGCGGTCCCTACCTCGACGACCGCACGTCCCGGGTGTGGATCCACGGCGACCTGCACGCGGAGAACTTCGGCACGTACATGGACTCGACCGGCCGGCTGATCTTCAACGTCAACGACTTCGACGAGGCGTACGTCGGCCCCTTCACCTGGGACCTGAAGCGCTTCGCGGCCTCCGTCGCCCTGATCGGGTACGCCAAGGCGCTCAGCGACGAGCAGATCACCGAGCTGGTGCGGGTGTACGCGGGCGCGTACCGCGAGCGGATCCACTCCCTGGCGACCGGCGCCAAGAGCGACGAGGTGCCGCCGTTCACCCTGGACACGGCGTCGGGCCCGCTGCTGGACGCGCTGCGCGACGCCCGTTCGCTGACCCGCTTCGGGCTGCTGGACTCGATGACCGAGATCCGTGACTTCGAACGCCGGTTCGCACCGGGCGGCGGCTCCATCGAGCTGGACGCCGCCACCCGCTACAAGGTGCTGGCGGCCTTCGACGGCTATCTGGAGACGCTTCCGGAGTCGTCCCTGACCCGCCCGGACTCCTACCGGGTCAAGGACGTGGTCGGCCGCCGGGGCATCGGCATCGGGTCGGCCGGGCTGCCGTCGTACAACATCCTGCTGGAGGGCAACAGCGACGCCCTGGAGAACGATGTGGTGATCTACATCAAGCAGGCCCAGACCCCGGCCGTCTCCCGGCACATCACCGACCAGGCGATCCGCGACTACTTCCAGCACGAGGGCCACCGCACGGTGATCTCCCAGCGCGCCCTCCAGGCGCACGCCGACCCGTGGCTGGGCTGGACCGAACTGGACGGCGCGGGCCAGCTCGTCGCCGAGATCTCGCCCTACGCCGTCGACCTGGACTGGGGCGACATCGACGACCCGGAGGAGATCGCCGAGGTCGTCGCCGACCTGGGCCGGGCCACGGCCGCCATGCACGCGGCGGCGGACGACCAGTCCGGCGAGTCCCTGGTGCCGTTCTCCACCGAGCGGGCCATCGACGCGGCGATCGCCGCCGACGAGGAGGGCTTCGCGCCGCTGCTGATCGACTTCGCCCACGACTACGGCGCCCGCGCCCGCGCCGACCACCAGATCTTCGTGGACCTGTTCCGCAACGGCCGGATTCCGGGTCTGTAA